The following proteins are encoded in a genomic region of Terriglobales bacterium:
- a CDS encoding GlsB/YeaQ/YmgE family stress response membrane protein: MEHSLLGWILIGIIAGWLAGTITRGGGFGLIADLFLGLIGAVLGGWIFSRLGIGFGGFIGSLAAATVGAVTLVGGARLVARA; this comes from the coding sequence ATGGAGCATTCATTATTGGGATGGATTCTCATCGGAATCATCGCCGGATGGCTGGCAGGAACCATCACTCGTGGCGGAGGCTTTGGCTTGATTGCCGACCTCTTCCTGGGCCTGATCGGAGCCGTGCTGGGAGGCTGGATTTTCAGCCGCCTGGGCATCGGGTTCGGAGGTTTTATTGGCAGCCTGGCCGCAGCTACGGTAGGAGCGGTGACTCTGGTAGGCGGAGCGCGGCTGGTTGCCAGAGCTTGA